The following proteins come from a genomic window of Pirellula staleyi DSM 6068:
- a CDS encoding DUF1552 domain-containing protein, which yields MTTTRRTFAQQALLGTGALALLPSALLPSPLQAEAQPTKPPMRFIFLHRGNGLFPHVLVPPTFSPELKEKEQKKEAFEVDLDQHDLPDWLRPLSAHKENLTLLQGLSGKMCTTGHHSWCSSLGVFKANERVSSIRWATVDFELARLFPSPLEHIELACFPLDGGNPRGSLNGIAQGFSARGPQQPNYAFGSPRVALQELFKSVSTNANEQVKYQLQRKVLEFVSQSEQSRLQAVTGVEQAKIERYSDAVEAIRERDRQVDLMTDALRQHIPKLDDKYLSDEMTTYDRQAGHTEVLLSALISGLTNVVAFTLDELGHHYTGIPGLENEKVNMHDVGHGKMIGGVAAEVIRARSEEYHMTLVDRIVTRLKSVREGNGTMFDNTMLLYFPDSGETHHSLGLEFPFVVVSGRNCPLNIARRYIRLPGYGQPGHKTLGNWYTSILNAYGNPIAHYGDLDAGLAKFHIDQKGPIPQLMS from the coding sequence ATGACGACGACTCGTCGAACCTTCGCCCAGCAAGCGCTGCTCGGAACCGGTGCCCTGGCTCTGCTTCCTTCGGCTCTGCTCCCCTCCCCGCTGCAGGCCGAAGCTCAGCCGACCAAGCCCCCGATGCGCTTCATCTTTCTGCATCGCGGGAACGGTCTGTTTCCCCATGTGCTCGTGCCACCGACATTCTCCCCCGAGCTGAAGGAGAAGGAGCAAAAGAAAGAGGCGTTCGAAGTCGATCTCGATCAGCACGACCTTCCCGACTGGCTCCGTCCGCTGTCGGCTCACAAAGAGAATTTGACCCTCCTGCAAGGGCTTTCTGGCAAGATGTGCACCACCGGGCATCACTCGTGGTGCTCGTCGCTGGGAGTGTTTAAAGCCAACGAGCGCGTCAGTTCGATTCGCTGGGCAACGGTCGATTTTGAACTGGCGCGGCTCTTTCCATCGCCCCTCGAGCATATCGAGCTGGCCTGTTTTCCACTCGATGGCGGCAATCCGCGCGGCAGCCTCAATGGCATTGCGCAAGGCTTTTCAGCTCGCGGTCCTCAGCAGCCGAACTATGCGTTCGGTTCGCCGCGCGTGGCGCTGCAGGAACTGTTTAAGTCGGTTTCGACCAATGCCAACGAGCAGGTGAAGTATCAGTTGCAGCGCAAGGTGCTCGAGTTTGTCTCGCAGAGCGAGCAATCACGCCTGCAAGCGGTCACTGGTGTCGAGCAGGCCAAGATCGAGCGCTACTCCGATGCGGTCGAAGCGATTCGGGAGCGCGACCGGCAAGTCGATCTGATGACCGATGCCTTGCGTCAGCACATACCCAAACTGGACGACAAATATTTAAGCGACGAGATGACGACGTACGACCGACAGGCTGGCCATACGGAAGTTTTATTGTCCGCGCTTATCTCTGGTCTGACCAACGTCGTCGCTTTCACGCTCGATGAGCTGGGACATCATTACACCGGTATTCCAGGGCTCGAAAACGAGAAAGTCAACATGCACGATGTGGGGCATGGCAAGATGATCGGCGGTGTTGCCGCTGAAGTGATCCGCGCCCGGTCCGAAGAGTATCACATGACGCTGGTAGACCGGATCGTGACCCGCCTTAAGAGTGTCCGCGAAGGCAATGGGACAATGTTCGACAACACGATGCTGCTCTACTTCCCCGACAGTGGCGAGACCCATCACAGCCTCGGACTCGAATTTCCTTTTGTCGTCGTTTCGGGCCGCAATTGTCCGCTGAACATCGCCCGCCGCTACATTCGACTCCCAGGCTACGGCCAGCCAGGACACAAGACCCTCGGCAACTGGTACACGTCGATTCTCAACGCCTATGGCAACCCTATCGCGCACTATGGCGATCTCGACGCTGGGCTCGCCAAATTCCATATCGACCAAAAAGGCCCCATCCCGCAGCTGATGAGCTAA
- a CDS encoding PQQ-binding-like beta-propeller repeat protein yields the protein MTKACYALLLILLLGNLASAENWPAWRGPTGQGFSEEINIPLTWGPDENVKWKVPLENPGNSTPVIWGDKLFLTQANKGGSQRSLLCLAREGGKLLWQKDVAYVEKERNWNETWYCNASPVLDGERVIVCFGSAGLYCFDFDGKELWKRTDLGMWEHPFGNGASPILFGDLVIQWCGPNESKGRNFLLAVKKQNGQTVWETERTEGSWSTPLIAQVDGKDQLLLGHSRDVKSAPEEKTGFLYGFDPGTGAEIWKCQGLNSYCYASPLYSDGIAVGMSGYGGSALAVKLEGPGDITASRLWLHPRNTQRVGSGLIVKGYVYVVDENGVPRCYDLKTGEEQWKIEKRPGSGASTWGSMVHVDGRLYVLMRNGETLVMAAKPTFELLAVNKLGGSTNSSLAISSEQVFVRTFTHLWCIEGKR from the coding sequence ATGACTAAAGCTTGTTATGCGCTGCTGCTGATTCTGCTGCTGGGCAATTTGGCGTCGGCCGAGAACTGGCCTGCTTGGCGCGGGCCGACGGGGCAGGGGTTCAGCGAAGAGATAAACATTCCGCTCACCTGGGGACCGGACGAGAACGTGAAGTGGAAAGTTCCCCTCGAGAATCCAGGGAACTCGACGCCGGTGATTTGGGGAGACAAGCTGTTTTTGACGCAGGCGAACAAAGGTGGTTCGCAGCGCAGTTTGCTCTGCCTGGCACGCGAAGGTGGCAAACTGCTGTGGCAAAAAGATGTGGCTTATGTCGAGAAAGAACGGAACTGGAACGAAACGTGGTACTGCAATGCTTCACCGGTGCTCGATGGTGAGCGCGTGATTGTTTGCTTCGGTTCTGCAGGGCTCTATTGCTTCGATTTCGACGGGAAAGAGCTCTGGAAACGGACCGATCTTGGAATGTGGGAACATCCGTTTGGTAACGGCGCGTCGCCTATTCTCTTCGGCGATCTAGTGATTCAGTGGTGTGGTCCCAACGAATCGAAGGGCCGCAACTTTTTGCTGGCAGTCAAGAAACAAAACGGGCAAACCGTTTGGGAAACCGAGCGCACGGAAGGGTCGTGGTCGACGCCGCTGATCGCGCAAGTTGATGGCAAGGATCAACTGCTGCTGGGCCACTCGCGCGATGTGAAATCGGCGCCGGAGGAGAAGACTGGTTTTCTCTATGGCTTTGATCCAGGAACTGGCGCCGAGATTTGGAAGTGCCAAGGTCTGAACAGCTACTGCTATGCCTCGCCACTCTATAGCGATGGCATTGCGGTTGGGATGTCGGGCTATGGAGGTTCGGCCTTAGCGGTGAAGTTAGAGGGTCCGGGTGATATCACGGCGAGTCGGCTCTGGCTTCATCCACGCAACACGCAACGCGTTGGATCGGGGCTGATCGTGAAGGGCTATGTGTATGTGGTCGACGAGAATGGAGTGCCGCGCTGCTACGACCTCAAGACAGGTGAAGAGCAATGGAAGATTGAAAAGCGGCCTGGCAGCGGCGCGTCGACTTGGGGCTCGATGGTGCATGTCGACGGTCGGCTGTACGTGCTGATGCGCAATGGTGAAACGTTGGTGATGGCTGCCAAGCCGACGTTTGAGCTGCTGGCGGTGAACAAGCTGGGAGGCTCGACGAACTCGTCGCTGGCGATCTCGAGCGAGCAGGTCTTCGTTCGGACGTTCACCCATCTCTGGTGCATCGAGGGGAAGCGGTAG
- a CDS encoding nitrilase-related carbon-nitrogen hydrolase, whose product MNERQRRVKVAVVQAGSILGSTPKTLEKLANLAVEARAAGAELALFPEAFLGGYPKGSQFGISLGRRSDAGRLEFQNYFESAIEIPGPEIDSLSSLAREQQLFLVSGVIERSGGTLYCSVVFFAPDGTYLGKHRKVMPTALERAVWGCGDGSTLAVLPTEIGKLGAVICWENYMPLLRTAMYLQGIELYCAPTVDDRETWISTMRHIACEGRCFVLSACQFMPAEAGAAGDAVPLIRGGSCIVSPLGKLLAGPSYGSETILTAELDLAEIVQGKFDLDVVGHYARPDLFQLRVSDGKQHEAE is encoded by the coding sequence ATGAACGAGCGACAGCGGCGGGTGAAAGTAGCGGTGGTGCAGGCTGGCTCGATCCTCGGAAGTACGCCTAAAACGCTTGAAAAACTGGCGAATTTGGCAGTCGAGGCGCGCGCGGCAGGTGCCGAACTGGCGCTCTTTCCCGAGGCATTTCTGGGTGGCTATCCCAAGGGGAGTCAGTTCGGAATAAGCCTCGGCCGCAGGAGCGACGCCGGTCGGCTCGAGTTCCAAAACTACTTTGAGAGCGCGATCGAAATTCCAGGTCCCGAGATCGACAGCCTGTCGAGCCTCGCGCGCGAGCAGCAGCTCTTTTTGGTGTCTGGTGTGATCGAGCGCAGTGGTGGCACGCTCTACTGCAGCGTCGTCTTTTTCGCTCCCGATGGAACGTATCTCGGGAAGCATCGCAAAGTGATGCCGACGGCGCTTGAGCGGGCGGTGTGGGGGTGCGGCGATGGTTCGACGCTCGCGGTGCTGCCGACCGAGATTGGCAAACTCGGCGCGGTGATCTGCTGGGAGAACTACATGCCACTGCTCCGAACCGCGATGTACCTGCAAGGGATCGAACTCTACTGTGCGCCGACGGTCGATGATCGCGAAACCTGGATCTCGACGATGCGACACATCGCCTGCGAGGGACGCTGTTTTGTCCTCTCCGCTTGTCAGTTCATGCCTGCGGAGGCCGGCGCTGCGGGCGACGCTGTTCCGCTCATTCGAGGTGGCAGCTGCATCGTTTCTCCACTGGGAAAATTGCTCGCGGGACCAAGTTACGGCAGTGAGACGATCCTGACAGCGGAGCTCGATCTGGCGGAAATTGTGCAGGGAAAGTTCGACCTCGATGTCGTGGGGCATTATGCCCGCCCCGATCTGTTTCAGCTCCGCGTGAGCGATGGAAAGCAGCACGAAGCTGAGTAG